From the genome of Solanum lycopersicum chromosome 12, SLM_r2.1:
CATTTTTGGGAAGGGATGGGTTTATaatgaaattggattgaaatcacgttaaaacaaatatattaaaatcaattcatcatgatttaaccatttaaacattttagaaagaacccatggctagattgaagaagaaaaacttTGATCATGACATATCTTTTGAAACTTTGAGgttaactctctagatggaaggataactagagatgaaggatcaacaTACCTTTGTCTAGTTTAAGAACTATAAAAATTGGTGAATAACCCATGATAATACAATCTAAAAGATGTTCTTGCGCTTcaacaacaatggaggtttctagagagagttGGTTTTGGAGGGAAGGTTTAATTTGTGTGAATGGGATTGGGATTGGGAATGGGTTTGTCACATTTTAGATTACTtatatacacacaaaaatatttaaataaataaattagatttaGTTTACGACGTGGGGTAAATTTCTCATTCATCCCTTAATGAGGCAGTCGCATGGCACCAGTTGCATACCACCATCGACGGATATCATCGACTGGTCGACGAGGCGTCCTGCTGCTCTGTCATTGGTGACTTCAGCTTTCTCCTGGTGGACTAATATCCTGAGGCTAAGTTTCAACCCACGCCCTAATCCACGGGGCATCGATGGACTGACGAGGCGTCATTTGGAGCTCGTCGATTGACATTGCCAAGGTAGTGTCTCGACAGCCCTTGGGTGCTTCTTGTgggccctttagaagtcgtacctagacatttaaaatataaattcaaccCCTAAATAGTTGTATACCTTCCACATCAGTTTTACCCAAAAGAAATATGTGTAACTTGTCCAAAAATGttaggccccatcaagacacagACATGCATGTCTCAAGGCTATCTtttgaacgtcttggacgtttaacctccaaacttcaAGAAACTCCATATAtcctataaaaatcattataaatcaatttaagaattcataatatcacgtcatataattataaccacgtatagacacatgagacacataggtgactagtcatcgaacgtcttggtcgtcccttgacgtttgacttccaaatcacctcaaactttacacactaactctaaacaatattataagtcattttattACCTTAGAAACTTAATACAAACATGTTAGTCTCTtaacaccctaactcattttggcgGTCTTACTATCTAAACTTGTCAAAAGCATGGACCAAGGCTAGCATTTTTTTCGATCACTGTGTAATTACCATGGGATgaatccaaaaataatatatttagtaaaacttctcttttatttttcccaAGACTGCTCCCACAAACACATCACTTGCATCAAACATCAGTTCAAAGGAACTTCCCAATTTGGTGAAGTTGAGATTGGAGCTTCTATGAAATTATTCTTCAAAACTGTGAAAGCTTGCATGAATTCTCatcatataaaaatttcatcttATTATCTAGGTGAATGCACATGGGCCTTGCAATGTTGGATAAATCTTTGATGAATCTTCTCTAGAACTCAGCATGACCCAAAAAACTTCACGCCCTTTTACAGAAATTGGAGGAAGTTTTTCAATTACTTCCACTTTGGCATATCAACTTACAGCCCTCTCTTTTACACCTTATGACCCAacactattccttccttcactAGAAAATGACACTTTTAACAATTTAGGACAAGATTAGTTTCCTCGCATCAAGCCAGCACCTTGTCTAAATTCTCCAAGCACCTGTCAAAAGACTCCCCAAATACTGAGAAATCATCCATGATATATCTAGAAAATCTTCAAACATATCATGAAAAATAGCCATCATGCATCTTTGGAAGGTGGTCGGGGCATTGCGTAGCCCAAATGGCATTCTCTTGTAAACATATGTCCCATACGGACAAGTGAGTGTGGTTTTCTCCTGGTTTTCTAGTGCAATCACAATTTCGTTATGTCCGAAATAATCATCCAAAAAACAATAGTATTCTTTCCCAGCCAACCAGTCAAACACTTGAACAATAAAAGGAACCGGGTAATGATCCTTTCTGTGGCTTCATTCAATTTCCTGTAATCCATGCATATTCGCCATCCTGTGACTTACCTGGCTGgaatcaactcatttttttcaCTGGTGATCACCATCACGCCTCCCTTTTTAGGCTTACATTGAACTAGATTGACCCACTTGCTATCCGAAATTAGATAGATAATACCCGCATCTAGCCATTTGATCCCCTTCTTGTGCATCACATTTTTCATCATTGGATTCAGCCACTGATATGATTGCATAATTGACTTGTGCCTTCCCTTcataaatatcattttcatGCATAATGTTGGGTGGATTCCATGTATTTCACACATCTGCCAGCCTATCGCCTTTTTCATCTTCCTCAATATTTTCAAGGATGCTTCAACCTGCATTTTGGATAAGGCAGAAGAAAAGATTATATGTAAAGATTCATCGTCACATAAGAATGCATACCTAAGATAAAAAAGGAAAGCCTTTAGCTCCAGTTTAGGTGCTTTCTCAATTGAAGCTTCGGAGGTGGTCTAAAGACTCTGATCAATGGTTCCACAAACATGCAAAACATACTCACATATGGGACATTTAGGACATTATCCATCTCCTAGGCTTCAACATCTCCCTCAATGTCTTGCCCAATAAAATTTTTCTCTAGAGTGTCCTTGGCTTCAACATATTTGGTTGTCATTCTCATCAATGACTGTAATTGCAGACAACTTTCCATATATAGCAGGCAACTTCATTTCTTTGTAAACATCAAACACCTCGACCTTGTCATGAGCTCTCATTTTTAGCCTATTATCTGTTACGTCAATTAATGCACCTCTCATTGCTAGTAATGGTTGTTGTAAAATAAATGGGACCTGGGGATCAAgctcaaaattcaaaatgacaAAGTCCACTGGGAAAATTAGAGTTTCCACTTGAACCAAGACATCTTCAATAACACCATCTGGCCTTGACATCGAATGATGAGCTAATTGCAACATGGAAGTAGGCATCAAATTGATACTTGCGCCCAAATCACACAAATCTCTTGCCTCCACACATTTGCCAATTTTTATGTGAAGAGTGAAACTCCTGGGATCTTTCAACTTCATTGGGAGTCGATTCTAGATTCTAGAATTGCACTCTTCAGTGAGTGTCACTGTCGCATACTCAGCCAATCGACTTTTGTTAGTCAccacatatttcacatatttgGAATACTTAGGAATGCCCTGCAACATATCAATCAAAGGCAATTAACTTTCAAAACACTCCTCCTCCTTTtgctttttgaatttttgtgggAATGAAGGAAGTAGTTTCACTTTTGGTTCCTCATTCACCCGTTGTCCACTTGATTCTACTTCTTCTCCCTATTTTCCTATTTCTTCAACGACTTTTTCCTTTGGTGTAAAATCTTCCAATAGATGACTTCTCCGAGTGCACACAACATTTACTTACTTCGGGTTTGGGTTGGTATTTCCCAGTAACCCCCCTGTGGTCAGTGATTTTGCGCACTAGCAAATTACCGAAACTGTTTCTTAAAATTCTGAGTTGCCAATTGATCTTTTCAAACATTTACGGCCAATTTAGCTTGATCCACCATGATTTTTTAAAGAATGTCTTACAAACTCACGTCATCTTACTTGGAGGCTTGCTAATTGCCATGATTTTACTATGGTACTGTTGTCCACTACTTTGTGGTATGTATTGGTTTTGTCCTTCATGTTGGTTTTGATTTCTACCCCCATGAAAAGTTTGAGTGGTTTTGCAAGCTTGAGTTGTAGGTATTTCCATAGCTTTGGTGATGTCTTCCTCGCTGAGCATTACCTACAATATGAACAAATTCGGGGTTTTCTTCACATACCTCAACACTATGATCTCTACATTCACATACTTCACACCAAACTTGTGGTTGATGAACCATATTAACTTGGGCTTGTTTTTGTCCTAGTGACATGTTGTTGAAGTGAGTGGCCATCATATTTTGCATTGATGCAATTTGTGCAGACAAAGATTTTACTACGTCCATATCCAGAACTCCAATAGTCTTCTGTACAACCGGTTTAACTCTTACACCATTTAACTCGGGTTACCTTGTGAAATTCAATTAATCAATGTAAACAACTCAACATATGTCTTTTCAAAAGCTTGTCCACCTGGAGTAGAATCAAGTAAGATTTTTGTGTTTGGTTCCAACCCCTCAATGAAGGTATGGACCAACACTTCGTTATCTTAATGATGATGTGGGCAACTTCCTAGTAGGGACTTAAACCTATCCCAGGCTTGGTACAGATTTTCCATCCTTTTTGTTAGAATCTTAATATGTCGCTTGTCAGCTTTGCTATTTTATCTGAAGGAAAAGACcttattaaaaatttctaaGAAAGATCATCCCAAGTTGTTATGGAATTTGTAGGCTCAGAGTTCagccattttttttcttcactaaGTAGAGAAAAAGGGAATAATGTGAGCCTCACATAATCAGAGTTCACTCTATCTAGAGTGTATGTCACTTATCTCGAGGAATGTATGTGTCACCAATCTCGAGGAAGTTTTATATATGCACTCGTGGATCCTCATGAGATAGACAAGTGAATTGCCTATTTGTGTGCAATAATTGCACCATGTTCTACTGCAATTCAAACCTACCACCCAGTGCGGGCTTCTGAATAGTTGAAGTAACATTGGTGATCTTTGGGATTGCCACATCCCTCACTTTCATTTATGCCATAACCACTGGTAGTTCTTAACCCTCCACCTTTTTTGGGTTATCAAGTTTCCTAACCACAGGAGGAACAGGACGGTTGTGCCTTCTTTGCCTTCTCTGGTAATGAACAAATCTCTGCGTTAAGATAGAGGCTCTACCAAACCCTGATCGTTTACCAGCGAAAACCTGACACAACTTGAAGAAATGAGAAGCCAAGATCAAGTtttcaaaacttataaaaaattgtttaggcactcaaaaattaaatattagcAAATTTAGATGTCCTTCATAGAGGCGCCAAAACTTGTTTCGTCCAAAAGCACATGCAAGTGCACATACGTGGTCACTCAAGTAGTAAAGTGACTCTTTCAAGCCAAATATTCATACCCAACGTACTTtgaatcaaaaaatataaattgttatGTCCAATTAAGTTCACTTAAGAAGCAATTAATTTGAGAAACTTTCTTAAACTACTAATTGAACACTaacaattaactaatttaaccaATTAATTTCAAACAAGGAAAATTCACAATTTGGAAAGGTATCTCAGGATTGTAGCATAGATTGATTTTCGATTTAATAGTATTCCAGAGTTCAACTTCATTGTGTGTTAGCAATACTCATTTTATGATTACGATCTCCTAATCTCTAATCGTCTACCATCATTGTCAACCT
Proteins encoded in this window:
- the LOC138340207 gene encoding uncharacterized protein; amino-acid sequence: MKLKDPRSFTLHIKIGKCVEARDLCDLGASINLMPTSMLQLAHHSMSRPDGVIEDVLVQVETLIFPVDFVILNFELDPQVPFILQQPLLAMRGALIDVTDNRLKMRAHDKVEVFDVYKEMKLPAIYGKLSAITVIDENDNQIC